The DNA segment TCGATCCGCCGCGCTCGGCGAATCTGAATCACGCTGGACAATGCCGGTAACTCCAACAGATCACAGATTGCTGCCGATGCCGGTTGCAAGCGTGCCGACAACACCTCGGTGGCGGGCTGCCGGCGCTGTTCGCCGACCATCGCGTGGAAGTGGCTACGCACCAACGGGTTGTAAGCCAGCCGTGGCGGCGAAACAAACCAGCCACGACGCTCTTCCCGATAGATAAGCCCCTGCGCCTCCAATTGCCCCAACGCCTCGCGCAGGGTGATGCGTGTGGTATCGAACAGCTCACTGAGTTTGCGCTCGGCCGGCAACTTGCTGCCTGACGACAACAATCCGTGCTCAATCTGCTCTTCCAGCGCGCGGCAGATGGCCGTCACGGCGCGGGGTGCTTCATCACGCATCAGGCCTTGCCTCTTCTGGACTAGTCCAGCCCCATTCCAGGGCCTTGATTGGCTCGCGACGAGCCCGTAACAGAGGGATGATCCTAGGCAGCCTAGATGACTATTCGATGACATCCAGCTGCATTTGCGTGCCACCTATCAGCGCAGCCCATAAATCTACAGCTGATAAATCAGCTACTTAACTATGGTCTACGCTTGCTGAGCATGCACCTTGGCGTAGCCATGTGCGGCGTGGATATACCTTGGCCGACACAAAACCGTCATCCAACCAGGCTAACTTGGCTTGGCGATTGCTGATCTAGACCAACACCCTCACCACGAAGGAGCGTCGAATGAAACGCCTGTTGCTAGCTTCACTATTAGGATCGACCATTGCCCTGGCCAACGCGGCGATGGCAGCAGAAACAGACCTTAAAAGCCTGGAACAAGCAGCCCGTGCCGAAGGGGCTGTGAATAGCGTGGGCATGCCCGATAGCTGGGCGAACTGGAAGGACACCTGGGTCGATCTCGGCAAGCTCCATGGTCTCAAGCACCTGGACACCGATATGAGTTCGGCGCAAGAGATCGCCAAGTTCGCTGCTGAAAAAGACAACGCCACCGCCGATATCGGCGACGTGGGCGCCGCGTTCGGTCCCATCGCCGTGCAACAGGGCGTGACCCTGCCCTACAAGCCGAGCACTTGGGAACAGATCCCCGCCTGGGCCAAGGATGCCGACGGCCACTGGATGCTGGCCTATACCGGCTCGATCGCCTTCATCATCAACAAGCAATTGGTGAAAGAGCCGCCGAAATCCTGGGCCGACCTGGAAAAAGGCAAATACAAGGTCGCCATCGGTGACGTCAGCTCTGCTGCGCAAGCGGTTAACGGCGTACTGGCCGCAGCCATCTCCAAGGGCGGTGACGAGAAGAACATCCAGCCGGGCCTCGATCTGTTCGCCAAGATCGCCAAGCAGGGCCGCCTGTCGCTGTCGAACCCAACCATCCAGACTCTGGAAAAGGGTGAAGTCGAAGTCGGCATCGTCTGGGACTTCAACGGTCTGAGCTATCGCGACCAGATCGATCCGAGCCGCTTCGAAGTACTGATACCGTCCGACGGCTCGGTGATCTCGGGCTACACCACCATCATCAACAAGTACGCCAAGAACCCTAACGCCGCCAAGCTGGCCCGCGAGTACATCCTCAGCGATGCCGGCCAGATCAACCTGGCCAAGGGCAATGCCCGTCCGATCCGCGCCGAGCACCTGACCTTGCCGGATGCCGTGAAAGCCAAGCTGCTGCCGAACGAGCAGTACGCAAAGGTCCAGCCGATCAAGGACGCCAAGGCCTGGGAAGAAACCTCCAAAGCCTTGCCGGGGCTGTGGCAAGAGAACGTGATCATCAACATGGAATAAGAAGTTGCTCAATCTCTGACTGCGCCTGCTTATGCTGCGTTGAAAACGGGCCTGGACGGCCGCTTGCGGGAGAACGTCCGCAGGACGGCCCGAAGGGCGAGTGAAACGAGTAATGCTCATTTACAGCCGTAAACTCCGCTTCGCTGCGTTGCGGCTGGTGACCCACATGGATGTAGGGAATGCCGCTACCCGTAGGCGACCCCATGGATGGGGGAGGTAGGAAAAATGCCGGGAGCATTTTCGAGAACGGGGTGCGGCCCTGAACTGCGCACGTCTGGACTTTGAACAACTTCTGGAGTGAAACGGTTATGAAGCACAACGTCATCCTGGTCCTGCTGGATGGCCTGAACTACGGGGTGGCCCAGCATGCGCTGGGTCATCTTCAGGCTTACTGTGGTGCGGGCCGAGCCGCACTGTACAAGCTGGAGTGCGAGCTGCCGGCGCTCTCCCGACCACTCTACGAATGCATCCTCACCGGCGTACCGCCGATCGAGAGCGGCATCGTGCATAACGATGTATCGCGCTTGTCCAACCAGCGCAGCATCTTTCACTACGCCAGCGATGCCGGGCTCAGTACCGCCGCCGCGGCCTACCACTGGGTCAGCGAGTTGTACAACCGCTCACCGTTCAATGCCGCCCGTGACCGCCATACCGAGACGCCGGAATTACCGATTCAGCACGGACACTTCTACTACGCCGACCACTATCCGGATTCGCACCTGTTCGCCGATGCGGAGAGCCTACGTGTGCGTCATGGGCCGAATTTCCTCCTGGCTCACCCGATGAACGTAGACGATGCAGGTCACAAGCACGGCCTCGACTCCTCGCAATATCGCAACAGTGCACGGGCGGCCGACATCATCCTCGCCGAATACCTGCAACGCTGGCTCGACGCCGGCTATCAGGTGCTGGTGACCGCCGACCACGGCATGAACAACGACCGCTCGCACAACGGCCTACTCGCTGAGGAGCGCGAGGTTCCGCTGTTCGTGCTGGGTGAAGCCTTCAGCCTCGACAGCTCTGCACAGCCGAAGCAGACCGAGTTGTGCGGCACCATTTGCGAGCTGCTCGGCGTGCCCCACGACAAACCTGTATGCCGGGAGCTGTTGAAGTGAATTCAATCACCCGCGGCAAATGGCTGGCCCTGCTCTGCCTGCTGCCCTTCGCCGTCTTCTTCATCGCCTTCCAGATCGCCCCGCTGGCCTGGGTGGCGATCAACAGCCTGAACAGCGCCGAGGGCTGGGGCCTGGGTAACTATGCCAAGGCCTTCAGTTCGAAGTTCTACCTGCAAGCGATCAAGCACAGCCTGCAGATCTCCTTCTGGTCGAGCCTGATCGGCATCGTCATCGCGGTCCTCGGCAGCTACTCGCTGCGCAAGGTGGACAGCAAACTGCGCGACTTCGTCATGGCCTTCTCCAACATGACCAGCAACTTCGCCGGAGTGCCGCTGGCCTTCGCCTTCATCATCCTGCTCGGTTTCAACGGCACACTGACGATCTTGCTCAAGCAGATCGGCGTGATCGAGGATTTCAACCTCTACTCGAAGACCGGGCTGATCGTGCTCTACACCTACTTTCAGATCCCCCTGGGTGTGCTACTGCTCTACCCCGCCTTCGACGCCCTGCGCGAGGACTGGCGCGAGTCGGCCGAGCTGCTCGGCGCCGGCACCTGGCAGTTCTGGCGCCACATCGGCCTGCCGGTGCTGACCCCGGCGCTGCTCGGCACCTTCATCATCCTGCTGGCCAACGCGCTGGGCGCCTACGCCACCGTTTATGCCCTGACCACCGGCAACTTCAACGTGCTGCCGATTCGCATCGCTGCGATGGTCGCTGGCGACATCGCCCTCAACCCGAACCTGGCCAGCGCCCTGGCGATGGTGCTGGTGGGCCTGATGGCGCTGATTACCGTGGTCCATCAGTGGCTGCTGAAGCGGAGTTACCATGTCGCGCATTGAGTCCAAGGCCAGCAGCCTCTATCACCGCAGCGTGGTCTACCTGCTGTTCCTGATCCTGCTCTTGCCACTGGCCGGCACCCTGCTCTACTCGCTGTCCACCAGTTGGTCGGCGACCATCCTGCCGGACGGCCTGACCTTCAAGTGGTACCTGGCGCTGTGGAGTGATGCACGCTTCCTCACTGCCTTCGGCCAGTCGCTGCTGATCTGCTTCGGCGCCCTGCTGCTCTCGGTGCTGCTGATCCTGCCGTTGCTGTTCGTGGTGCATTACCACTTCCCCAAGCTCGACGGGCTGATGAACATCCTCATCCTCCTGCCCTTCGCGATACCGCCGGTGGTGTCCTCCGTGGGCCTCCTGCAGATCTATGGCTCCGGCCCGCTGGCCATGGTCGGCACGCCGTGGATTTTGATCGGTTGCTACTTCACCGTGGCCCTGCCGTTCATGTACCGGGCGATCACCAACAACCTGCAGGCGATCAACCTGCGCGACCTGATGGACGCCGCCCACCTGCTCGGCGCCAGCACCTGGAAAGCCGCACTATTGGTGGTGCTGCCGAACCTGCGCAAGGGTCTGATGGTGTCGCTGTTCCTCTCGTTCTCCTTCCTCTTCGGCGAATTCGTCTTCGCCAATCTGCTGGTCGGCACCCGCTATGAAACCCTGCAGGTCTATCTGAACAACATGAAAAACAGCAGCGGCCACTTCAACAGCGCGCTGGTGATCTCCTACTTTTTCTTCGTGCTGCTGTTCACCTGGGCAGCCAACCGCATGAACAAGGAAAAATCATGAGTTTTCTGAGTATTCAGGGGCTGCACAAGAGCTATGCCGCCACCTCGATCTTCAGTGACATCAATTGCGAAATCGGCAAGAGCGAATTCGTCACCCTGCTCGGACCCTCCGGCTGCGGCAAATCCACCCTGCTGCGTTGCATCGCTGGCCTCACCGAGGTCAACGGCGGCAAGATCCTCCTTGATGGCCAAGACCTGGTACCACTTTCGCCGCAGAAACGAGGCATCGGCATGGTGTTCCAGAGCTATGCACTGTTTCCCAATATGACCGCACAACAGAACGTGGCTTTTGGCCTGCGCATGCAGAAAATTGCCGGCAACGCTGCAGAAAAACGCGTCAACGAAGTGCTGGAGCTGGTCGAACTCGGCGACTTCGCGAGCCGCTACCCGCATCAACTGTCCGGTGGCCAGTGCCAGCGGGTCGCCTTGGCCCGCTCGCTGGTCACTCGTCCCCGCTTGCTCTTGCTCGACGAACCGCTGTCCGCCCTGGATGCGCGGATTCGCAAACACCTGCGCGAACAGATTCGGCAGATTCAGCGTGAACTCGGCCTGACCACTATCTTCGTCACCCATGACCAGGAAGAGGCGCTGGTCATGTCCGACCGGATTTTCCTGATGAACCAGGGCCGCATCGTCCAGAGTGGCGACGCCGAAACCCTCTACACCGCACCGGCGGATGTCTTCGCCGCGGGTTTTATCGGCAACTACAACTTGCTCGACGCCGACGCCGCCAGCCGCCTGCTGCTGCGCCCGGTCAACAGCCGCATCGCCATCCGCCCGGAAGCTATCCAGCTCGGCGTTCACGGCAACATCGAAGCCGAGGTACGCAGCCACAGCCTGCTCGGCAACGTCATCCGTTATCGCGTCGAAGCCCGCGGGGTAGAATTAGTGGTCGATGTACTGAATCGCTCGGCAGCCGATCTGCATAGCAGTGGCCAACGCCTTGCACTGTCCATCGACCCCAGCGCAATTCGAGAGGTAGCCTGATGGCTCTGGCAATTTTTGATTTAGACGAAACCCTGATCAACGGCGACTGCGCCAGCTTGTGGAGCCAGCAAATGGCTAAACTAGGCTGGGTCGACGGCGAATCCTTTCTACGCCGCGATGCCGAGTTGATGGCCGCTTACGCCGAGGGCAAATTGGCCATGGAGGACTACATGGCCTTCAGCCTGAGCCCGCTGGTCGGTCGTACCCCTGAAGAAGTGGCCTTTGTGGTCGAGCCCTTCGTCGAGGAGGTGATCGAGCCGCTGATCTATGGCGACGCCTGCGCCCATCTGGCCAAGCATCGCGCGGCGGGTGATCGCCTGCTGGTGATCTCCGCGTCTGGTGTGCACCTGGTGGCTCCGATCGCCGCACGACTGGGTGTTGAGGAAATACTAGCGATCGAGCTGGAGCTACAGCACGGCTTCTACAGTGGTCACACCGAAGGTGTGCTGACCTACCGCGAGGGCAAAGTCACTCGTCTGCAGGCCTGGCTGGAAGCCGAAGGGGAATCCTTGGACGGCGCCAGTTTCTACTCCGACTCGCGCAACGATCTGCCGCTGCTGCAGTTGGTCAGTCGCCCAAACACGGTCAACCCTGATCCGGTTCTACGTCGCCATGCCGAACAAGCGGGCTGGCCGATTTTGACCTGGAGTTGAGACAACTGGCGGCTAAGAACCTGTTCAATATCTGCTGCGCCTGATCATGCTGCGTTGCGCCTTGTGACCCACATGGATGTGGAGAATGCCGCTACCCGTAGGCGACCCCATGGATGGGGGAGGTAGGAAAAATGCCAGGAGCATTTTCGAGAACGGGTGCGACCCTGACCTGCGCTCGCGACGATCTTGAACAGGTTCTAACGCCTTGGCGCTGTTCGCCCTACGCGGGAGGAAAATCCTCGCAGGGCGAATAGAGTGCGGCACGAATTGTCTGCCGTCTCTTACAGCAAGCTTTCGTCGATCAGCAACGCCAACTTGCCAGCCACCTTATTGCTCGCCAGCTCGGCGAACGCCAGCTCAACGTCTTTTATCGGAAAACTACGCTCCAGTTGCGGTTTGAGTCGCCCCTCAGCAAACAGCGGCCAAACATGCTGACTCAAATCACTGAGCAAATCGGCTTTGAACTGATCGTCGCGGTTACGCAGAGTCGAGCCAATCAGCTGTAGTCGTTTCGCCAACACCACCGCCAGATCCAACTGCGCCTCACGCCCGCCCATCAAGCCAATCAACACCCAACGACCATCCCGCGCCAACAGTTCTTGATTCAGCGCCGCATAGTTGCCACCGACCGGATCGAGGATCACATCGAAGGGGCCGTAGTCGCACAGGTTTTCCAGGTTCTCGTCGCGAGTCGCCCCGCCTTGGGCGCCCAGCGCCTCGCAATAGGCCAAGCGCTCGACCGAACCAACGCTGACCCAACAGGGATTGCCGAAGGCCTTGCATAGTTGGATCGCCGCCGAGCCGACACCACTGGCGCCAGCGTGCAAGAGCACCTTCTCACCCGGCTTGAGCCCTGCCAGCTGAAACAGGTTGAGCCAGGCGGTCGCATAGACTTCCGGCAACACCGCGGCCTCCGCCAGGGACAAGCCCTCCGGAACCGGCAGCGCGTGTCGCGCATCGACCACCACTTCTTCGGCCATTCCGCCACCGGCCAACAGGGCGCAAACCCGGTCGCCAACCTGCCAGGCGCTGCCCGCGCCAACCTCACTGACCACCCCGGAACACTCCAACCCAAGGATGTCGCTAGCCCCTGGCGGCGGCGGGTAAAGGCCGGCGCGCTGCAACAAATCGGCCCGATTGAGGCCCGCCGCCGCCACCTGAATGCGAATCTGCCCCACATCGCACGCTGGACTTGGCCGTTGCGC comes from the Pseudomonas cavernicola genome and includes:
- a CDS encoding UTRA domain-containing protein, translating into MRDEAPRAVTAICRALEEQIEHGLLSSGSKLPAERKLSELFDTTRITLREALGQLEAQGLIYREERRGWFVSPPRLAYNPLVRSHFHAMVGEQRRQPATEVLSARLQPASAAICDLLELPALSSVIQIRRARRIDGRLVLYVEHYLNPVYFPGILDFDLTRSLTELYASEYDIYYGRVRFDMVPTALQVEAAAALKVAVGGPALRITRINRDQHGRLIDCDLEYWRHDAIHVSVEVPE
- a CDS encoding ABC transporter substrate-binding protein, encoding MKRLLLASLLGSTIALANAAMAAETDLKSLEQAARAEGAVNSVGMPDSWANWKDTWVDLGKLHGLKHLDTDMSSAQEIAKFAAEKDNATADIGDVGAAFGPIAVQQGVTLPYKPSTWEQIPAWAKDADGHWMLAYTGSIAFIINKQLVKEPPKSWADLEKGKYKVAIGDVSSAAQAVNGVLAAAISKGGDEKNIQPGLDLFAKIAKQGRLSLSNPTIQTLEKGEVEVGIVWDFNGLSYRDQIDPSRFEVLIPSDGSVISGYTTIINKYAKNPNAAKLAREYILSDAGQINLAKGNARPIRAEHLTLPDAVKAKLLPNEQYAKVQPIKDAKAWEETSKALPGLWQENVIINME
- a CDS encoding alkaline phosphatase family protein, producing the protein MKHNVILVLLDGLNYGVAQHALGHLQAYCGAGRAALYKLECELPALSRPLYECILTGVPPIESGIVHNDVSRLSNQRSIFHYASDAGLSTAAAAYHWVSELYNRSPFNAARDRHTETPELPIQHGHFYYADHYPDSHLFADAESLRVRHGPNFLLAHPMNVDDAGHKHGLDSSQYRNSARAADIILAEYLQRWLDAGYQVLVTADHGMNNDRSHNGLLAEEREVPLFVLGEAFSLDSSAQPKQTELCGTICELLGVPHDKPVCRELLK
- a CDS encoding ABC transporter permease produces the protein MTRGKWLALLCLLPFAVFFIAFQIAPLAWVAINSLNSAEGWGLGNYAKAFSSKFYLQAIKHSLQISFWSSLIGIVIAVLGSYSLRKVDSKLRDFVMAFSNMTSNFAGVPLAFAFIILLGFNGTLTILLKQIGVIEDFNLYSKTGLIVLYTYFQIPLGVLLLYPAFDALREDWRESAELLGAGTWQFWRHIGLPVLTPALLGTFIILLANALGAYATVYALTTGNFNVLPIRIAAMVAGDIALNPNLASALAMVLVGLMALITVVHQWLLKRSYHVAH
- a CDS encoding ABC transporter permease; amino-acid sequence: MSRIESKASSLYHRSVVYLLFLILLLPLAGTLLYSLSTSWSATILPDGLTFKWYLALWSDARFLTAFGQSLLICFGALLLSVLLILPLLFVVHYHFPKLDGLMNILILLPFAIPPVVSSVGLLQIYGSGPLAMVGTPWILIGCYFTVALPFMYRAITNNLQAINLRDLMDAAHLLGASTWKAALLVVLPNLRKGLMVSLFLSFSFLFGEFVFANLLVGTRYETLQVYLNNMKNSSGHFNSALVISYFFFVLLFTWAANRMNKEKS
- a CDS encoding ABC transporter ATP-binding protein, giving the protein MSFLSIQGLHKSYAATSIFSDINCEIGKSEFVTLLGPSGCGKSTLLRCIAGLTEVNGGKILLDGQDLVPLSPQKRGIGMVFQSYALFPNMTAQQNVAFGLRMQKIAGNAAEKRVNEVLELVELGDFASRYPHQLSGGQCQRVALARSLVTRPRLLLLDEPLSALDARIRKHLREQIRQIQRELGLTTIFVTHDQEEALVMSDRIFLMNQGRIVQSGDAETLYTAPADVFAAGFIGNYNLLDADAASRLLLRPVNSRIAIRPEAIQLGVHGNIEAEVRSHSLLGNVIRYRVEARGVELVVDVLNRSAADLHSSGQRLALSIDPSAIREVA
- a CDS encoding HAD family hydrolase, with the protein product MALAIFDLDETLINGDCASLWSQQMAKLGWVDGESFLRRDAELMAAYAEGKLAMEDYMAFSLSPLVGRTPEEVAFVVEPFVEEVIEPLIYGDACAHLAKHRAAGDRLLVISASGVHLVAPIAARLGVEEILAIELELQHGFYSGHTEGVLTYREGKVTRLQAWLEAEGESLDGASFYSDSRNDLPLLQLVSRPNTVNPDPVLRRHAEQAGWPILTWS
- a CDS encoding NAD(P)H-quinone oxidoreductase produces the protein MKALQGVEGRVEWAQRPSPACDVGQIRIQVAAAGLNRADLLQRAGLYPPPPGASDILGLECSGVVSEVGAGSAWQVGDRVCALLAGGGMAEEVVVDARHALPVPEGLSLAEAAVLPEVYATAWLNLFQLAGLKPGEKVLLHAGASGVGSAAIQLCKAFGNPCWVSVGSVERLAYCEALGAQGGATRDENLENLCDYGPFDVILDPVGGNYAALNQELLARDGRWVLIGLMGGREAQLDLAVVLAKRLQLIGSTLRNRDDQFKADLLSDLSQHVWPLFAEGRLKPQLERSFPIKDVELAFAELASNKVAGKLALLIDESLL